Below is a genomic region from Isosphaeraceae bacterium EP7.
TCGGCGGGCCGAGGTTGCCCGAGGGGAAGGAGAGGGAGACGTACTGACCGAGTGGGCGCTACTGGACTCGAACCAGTGACCCCTACCGTGTGAGGATAGTGCTCTAACCAACTGAGCTAAGCGCCCGGTCATCGGAGGGGGTGACAGGACGCAGTTGCGTCCTTCAACCGTGCCCCGAAAGGGTCCACCCCGGCCTGGGCGTTGGGTCGGGTTCGACGTCACGTCGGGCCGGGGCGAGAGGACACATGATACGAAAAGCCTGGGCGAGTACAAGCCCCGGGTGCCCCCGGATCAGTCGGGATAGACCTGAGGCTCGTATTCCATCTTGGGGACGGGGGGGGCCGAGGGGGCTTCGAACTTGGGGACCTCGGCGACGGGGCTCGACTTGCGCGAGGAGTCGAAATCGTAGTCGTCGCGGCGGGCCGGGGTGGAGCTCATGCCGTTGGAGGCGGCATGGAACTCTTCCTCGATGCCGCTGAGCCCCTTCTTGAACTCGACGATCCCCTTGCCGAGCGACCGGCCGACTTCGGGCAATCGCTTGCCGAAGAGCATCACGGCCACGCCCATCACGACGAGCATCTCGGGTAGGCCAAGCTGCGGGAACATAGATCAGCCTCGCGGGTTCCGGGTTCGTTCGGTCGTGAGATCCGTCTGGTGGGGGCAGGTGTCCGGCCCGAATCAGGGGGTGGTCGTCGGGGTCTTCTTCTCGGCGACGACGTTCTCGTTGATGTCTTCCTCGATGCCGGAGACCCCCTTCTTGAACTCGGTGACGCTCTTGCCCAGCGATCGCATGACGCTGGGCAGGCGGTTGCCGAAGATCAGGAGGGAGACGAAGGCGACGATCATCAGCTCGGGGGTGCCCAGGTTGGGCAGGAATGCGAGTAGGGTCATGGTCGATGTCCTCGGTCGAGACGTCGTTCGTCCGGCAACGCGGTCGGTTTCAGGAAGTCCGGGGGGGTAGGGTTGCGACCCAGACCCGGGTGATGACGAGGGCCGCGACGGCGGTGGCCGCCAGGACGGTCAGGAAGAGGAAGACTCGGTTGGACAGCCAGTGGGCCTTGTCGCCGCGGCCTCGAGCGTTCGGGCCGCGTCCCTGGGGAGGTCGCATGCCAGGCCGCAAGATCGCCCTCAGGGCGCCTGAGCGACCATAGAGGGTGATGAGCACCACGGCGATCAGGGTCAGCTCCCGCAATCCGGGAATGAAGCCCATCGCGAAATCCGTCGGGAAAAAGGACGAGGCGGTGTGGCGGGTGCCAACCGGAGGAGGGGGGGCCGACATCTCGGCGCCGACCGGGGAGTGCGTCTCGTCAGGGACGACGCATCATCGAACGGACCCCTTCATGCTACCGCCCGCCCCGCCCCAGTCAACCGGCTCCTCCGGCAACGACACGGGAATTGACGAAGAACCATGCTCCATGGCCCGGTGAGGGGGCCGCCTCAGGGGCCTCTCTACCTCGAAGTCGGCGGGTGATCCCACAAATGCGACGGAGTTCTGGTATTGACCATTGGGGCTTGCTAGGATCCGAGCGATCCAACTTCTATCGCCGTCTCGACCGCGATTGGCCGGGACCGGTGATCGATGCTCGTTCGCGGGAAATCCGTGTCGATGAGCTGCGACTTACGTCCAAACTCTGGACACACTCGAGGCCAGGTGCTGCTCGCACTGGCGGCCTTGCTGATTGCGCTGTCGTCACCTCGCGGCGCGCAGGCGGCTGGCTGCGCCGGTCACTCGGGCTTTCCGCTGGATCAGATGCTCGGCGAACTCGCCTCACTGTCCGGGAATTTGAACGCGAACCTCCCCCCGCTCGACAATCCGGTCGAGCCGCCCCGAGGCCCGTGCCGGGGTTCGTCTTGCTCGGGGAGATCGTCGGATCCGGCCCTACCAAGCAGCATCGACCCGGCCCGGACCCGGATCGACCGCTGGCCGGCGCTGCTGTTTGCTCCTCCTGTCTTCGCTCCACGTTCGGTGGGCCTTGACCCGAGCGAGCCGGACGTCAGGCCGATTGACCGCAACGAACCGGTCGACCGACCTCCGCGACGGGGCTCCTGACCCGACCGCGCACGTCCCCTGGTCAATCGCCGGCCTCACCGGCGTGCCGTGGCGTCGCGCGTTGACATCGCGCTGAATCCGTGGAAATGGCCCGAGCAGGGGGCTTCGTCGGACCGTCTGAGCCGTCGTGCGCCGCATCGTGTCGCATCAAGGCCGGGGGGGGATCCGCGGGAGCCTCTGGGTCGTCTCCTCGGGATTGCATGAGCGAGTGCCCGGCCGCGTTGGACGGTCCCGGGTGCCCGCGTCATCAGACCGTGCGCACGCCCGTTTTCCGCGTTTTCTCGACAAGAGAAGGCGTTAAAGATCGGGATCGGTCATCGATTCGGATGGGTCGCGATATTTCGAATTCTTACTCGCTCGCTCGAATCAATCCTTGGAAAGGGGTCGATCATGATCGGAGCCCGAATGCCTCGTCGCGCGTTCACACTCATCGAGCTACTGGTGGTCATCTCAATCATCGCGGTGCTTATCGCATTGTTGCTGCCGGCGGTGCAGAGTGCCCGCGAGGCGGGCCGGCGGATTCAGTGCGTCAACAACCTCAAGCAGATCGGCCTGGCGCTGCACAATTACCACGACACGGTCGGGGCGTTCCCGACGAACCGCTCGACGTACAACACGGCCTTTTCGTATTCCGCGCT
It encodes:
- a CDS encoding twin-arginine translocase TatA/TatE family subunit, with the protein product MFPQLGLPEMLVVMGVAVMLFGKRLPEVGRSLGKGIVEFKKGLSGIEEEFHAASNGMSSTPARRDDYDFDSSRKSSPVAEVPKFEAPSAPPVPKMEYEPQVYPD
- a CDS encoding twin-arginine translocase TatA/TatE family subunit, which encodes MTLLAFLPNLGTPELMIVAFVSLLIFGNRLPSVMRSLGKSVTEFKKGVSGIEEDINENVVAEKKTPTTTP